One segment of Anastrepha obliqua isolate idAnaObli1 chromosome 3, idAnaObli1_1.0, whole genome shotgun sequence DNA contains the following:
- the LOC129242235 gene encoding uncharacterized protein LOC129242235, protein MRTDLQDKQTDRQEEVTDALKKQSDNWTRRTSKDELRMTGSPSEDELLASSQETVEGKAVGHSTPTTINEPTTSAKAMGQKRGNKGPSRYKLYQRSLAILGRIQKNKTEGKVHPKDETDKARCQKVVDEYLAFQAANRTDAKKRNRSHDETGKVTKKHNISDQGAVASKPIKRFSKVARDHLQMALVDETSNRGKPLLDKWSEIEARLSHIVVDHVMANPKGQTPSFDSVEVVRGYRFIKCDDQFSLHFLTNVIGKIQNSWEGLQLKLIPASEIPRRPRARIWVPNMEFDANQLIPYLQAHNRSVPMTDWSIIKAEAPQRHSRSFLLLITEESLEPLEKVGNKLQFGIRKTQLKIFRSANPKEEQDEVDGANELLTGMQLDDTESEKGNQ, encoded by the coding sequence atgcGGACAGACCTACAGGACAAGCAAACAGACAGACAGGAGGAAGTGACGGACGCACTTAAAAAACAGTCAGACAATTGGACAAGACGTACGAGCAAGGACGAACTGAGGATGACGGGGTCACCCTCAGAGGATGAGCTCTTGGCCTCCAGCCAAGAAACGGTTGAgggcaaagctgtgggccacagtaCGCCAACAACTATAAATGAACCAACAACATCCGCTAAAGCCATGGGGCAAAAGCGTGGCAATAAAGGTCCCTCGAGGTATAAACTTTACCAGAGATCTCTCGCTATCCTTGGGAGGATTCAGAAAAACAAGACCGAAGGTAAAGTTCATCCCAAAGATGAGACCGACAAGGCAAGATGCCAAAAGGTGGTTGATGAATACTTGGCATTCCAAGCCGCCAACAGGACAGATGCCAAAAAACGAAACCGCTCGCATGACGAAACTGGGAAGGTAACAAAGAAGCACAATATATCGGATCAGGGTGCAGTTGCCTCCAAACCTATCAAACGATTTAGTAAGGTGGCACGGGACCATCTCCAAATGGCATTGGTAGACGAAACCTCTAACCGCGGAAAACCATTGCTTGACAAATGGTCAGAGATTGAGGCACGGTTGTCTCACATAGTCGTTGACCATGTCATGGCGAACCCGAAGGGCCAAACACCAAGTTTCGACTCGGTGGAGGTAGTCCGCGGCTACCGTTTCATTAAATGCGATGACCAATTCTCACTGCATTTCTTGACAAACGTGATTGGTAAAATCCAGAACAGTTGGGAAGGCTTGCAACTCAAGCTAATTCCGGCTAGCGAGATTCCACGaaggccgagggctcgcatctgggTACCAAACATGGAGTTTGATGCCAATCAACTAATCCCCTACCTTCAGGCGCATAATCGCTCGGTGCCGATGACCGATTGgtcgatcatcaaagcggaggctccgcaaaggCACAGCAGATCATTCCTCCTTCTAATTACAGAAGAGAGTTTGGAACCACTGGAGAAAGTGGGAAACAAACTTCAGTTTGGGATCAGGAAGACccagctgaagatattccgttctGCAAACCCGAAAGAGGAGCAGGATGAGGTCGATGGTGCCAACGAACTGCTGACTGGCATGCAGCTAGATGACACCGAGTCCGAAAAAGGAAACCAGTAA